The genomic stretch GTGGGGCCAGCACTGGCGGAAGCGCACGCCGCCGGGTGGATGGTCGTAATTAAGGAGGGGGTCGCCAACGGCCGCCTGACCACACGTGGCCTGACCGGACAGGGAGACGTGCCGCCTGCCCTGGCCGCCATCGCCCGCGAGCAGGACGTGACGCCGGACGCCGTGGCCCTGGCCGCCGCACTGGCGCAGCCGTGGGCCGACGTGGTGCTCAGCGGGGCGACGACGCCAGGACAGCTCGCGGACAATCTGGGGGCGCTGCGGGTCACGGTCGATCCGGCGGAACTGACCGCGCTGGCGCAGTTACCGGACGCGTACTGGACGCACCGCTCGGGGCTGGTCTGGACCTGAACCCACCCCAGCTCACGCCAGCGGCGAGTCCGCCAGAGCCTGAAGCGCGGGGCGCAGCATGGGAAGTTCCACCGTGACGGTGTGCCACAGCAGCGCCGGGTCGATTCCCAGATCGTCGTGGGCCACGAGGTTGCGCACGTCGCGCAGCAGCGCCCACGGCACCTCCGGGTGCGTGTCCTGCACGGACTGGGGGATGGTCTTGGTGCCCTCGCCCAGCAGGACGAGCAGGTGCAGCGCGGCGTCCTGGGTGCGCGTGTCCAGCGTGAAGGCCGCGAACTCCAGCCCCGCCACGTGACCCGACGCACGGTCGATGATTCCGATCAGGCGCTGCACCTGAAGCGACCAGCGCTTCGGGCGGTGCGCCACCGGCACCGGCGTGGGCACGGTCATGACATCCACCGCGTCGGCCAGGATGTCGGCCCGCAGGGGCGGGGTCAGGGCGGCTTCCGTGACCACGTCCACCCGCCGCGAGAGCAGGTCTTCCAGCACCCCGCGCACCCGCATCAGGTCGAGCAGGCCCCGCGCCGGCCCCGGCCCGAAGTCCACCAGCACGTCGATATCCGAGTCCGTGCCCGCCTCGCCCCGCGCCACCGACCCGAAGACCCGCACGCGCGACACGCCCAGCGCCCCCCACGCGGGCTGTCCCGCCCGCAGCAGGGCCGCCACGGTGCCCAGGCGCACGTCCGGAAACAGGGGCATGACCGGATGTTCGGGGACACTCACCCCACGAGCATAGAGCGCGGCCCCGTATGCTGACCGCGTGATCGTCGCTATCGGACACGACCTGATCGAGATCGGCCGCATCCGCGCCATGCTGGAGCGCGAGGGCCGGCGTGCCGACAAACTCTTCGCGCCCACCGAACTCGACTACTGCGCCCGCCTGAGCGACCCCGCGCCCAGTCTGGCCGCCCGCTTCGCCGCCAAGGAGGCCTTCCAGAAGGTCTGGCCCCGCCCCCACGGCTGGCGCGACGTGTGGGTGCAGCGCGACCGTACCCCGGACGGCCCCTTCCCCTTTGCTCCCCCGGTGCTGGGCTATGCCCCCGAGATCGCCGCCGAGATGCAGCGGCGCGGCTGGGTGGCCCACCTGACCCTGACCCACACCAAGGAACACGCCTCGGCCGTGGTGCTGCTGGAAGCGCGGTAGGGCGGGAAGGCGGTGAGCTGCGCCCGCTACCGCCTCTCCAGACCTCCCGCGCAACGCTCGATGTGAGAAGAGACGCAGCAGCATTGGAGCGAAAATTTAGCGTCCAGCAGGAAGGCAAGCGGAGCTTGCCACCCCCCTCCCCAACCCTCTGCTGCGCAGCTCTCCGAGTCCCCCACAAGGAGGGAGGGGGCAAAAACTACGACTGAGGCGGAGGCCTTTCTAATCCAAATCAGGCCTCACAAGCGGGGGAGGGAATAAAAAGCCGGAGTGGCACACCCTGCCCCTGACCGAGTGCCATCGAGCGCGGACGGCATGACCGCAGGGAGCAGATACGCCGCCCCTCGCCAACGTCAGGCCCATGAATGCCGGCCAGGACGCCATGGCGACCACATGCCCAGCGCAGTGCCGCTCCCCCTGCCCGGCGGGGCAGGGGGCTGGGGGGTGGGGATGCCCGCCGCAGGCGCCCACCCCGAAGCCCTACCCTTCCCATCATGCCCATCCGCCTGATCGCCACCGACCTCGACGGCACGCTGCTGAGAAGCGACCTGAGCGTGAGCCCCCGCACCCGCGCCGCCCTGGACGCCGCCCGCGCGGCCGGACTCCATGTCGTGCCGGTGACCGCCCGGCAGCCCAGGGGTGTACGCCGGATCGCCGAGGCGGCGGGCTTCACGCAGTGGGCGCTGTGCGGGAACGGGGCCCACGGCGTTCACCTGAGCACCGGCGAGGTGCTGTTCGAGGCCCACGTGGCGGCCGACGTGCAGCGGGCGCTGGCGGTGGCCCTGGCCGAGCGTGTGCCGGGCACGCTGTTCGTGTCGGTGCGGGAAGGCGGTGAGGTCTTCGTGGCACAGACGGGCTACGCGGATATCGCCCACGTCGAGGATCACAAGCGCGAGCCCGCCGAGATGGGCGCACACGGGCTGGACGCGGTGCTGGAGCAGCCGAGCCTGAAGTTCATCGTGCGGCACCCGCGCCTCACGCCACGGGAACTGCTGGTCGAGCTGCGGGCGCTGGGCCTGCCGGGCTTCGCCGTCACCCACAGCGGGGCCCCCTTCCTGGAGGTGCTGGCCGAGGGCGTGAGCAAGGCGTGGGGGCTGGAGCGCCTGTGTGCCCACCTGGGCGTGCAGCGGTCGGAGGTGCTGGCCTTCGGGGACGCGCCCAACGACGCCGAGATGCTGGCCTGGGCCGGGCGCGGCGTGGCGGTGGCAAACGCCGACACCGAGGCGCGGGACGCCGCGCCCGAACGAACCCTAAGCAACGATGAAGACGGTGTGGCCGCCGTGCTGGAAGGACTGCTGGCGCAATCGTCAGGGGGCTGACAGGTTCTGCCCGCCAACGGGCCTACGCTGACGCATGAACGCGATGCGAGTGGTGGTGTCGGCCATCCTTCTCCTCGGCTCCGGGGTGTCGGCCCAGACGGTGCCGATCCCGGCCACTCCAGCGCAGGGCAGTCCAGCGCCGACGGCGCCGGGTGCGACCACACCGGCCCGCAGCCCGGCAGAGCAGGCCGCGCTGACCCGGGGCCGGACGCTGATGCAGGAGTTCTACGCGGTTCGGCTCGACGCGCTGTGGGCCGCCTTCTCGCCGGAGGTGCAGGGGCAGTGGGGGTCGCTGGCCGGCTTCCGGGCCTTCCGCGAGACCGGGGTGCGGCAGTACGGCGCCGAACAGGAGCTGGTGCAGGAACAGACCATGACCCGCGCCGGCGAGACCTTCTACCTGCGCAGCGCGGTGTTCGAGGGCGCACCGCAGCAGGTCTGGGCGCTGGTCATCGGCTTCACCGGCCAGCAGGTGACGACCTTCGCGATCGGCCTGCTGCAGGATCGCTCGGATGACGAGGTGGCGGGACTGCCCCACACGCCGCAGTGACGCCCGCACCAGACGGGCGGGTTCAGCACCGGGTACAGACCGGCATTCCGTTCCGGAGCGTCAGCCAGGCAGGGTGTCCTCCTCGCTCGGATCGGGTTCACCCCTGCTGCTCCTGACTCCCTGCTCAGCCGCCGCCGCTCTGGCGGGCGAGTTCCTGACCACGGTCACCGGTCACCGTGAAGGTGTAGTGGGCGGCGTCCAGCCGCAGCCAGTTGACCCGCTGCGACCCGCAGGTCTCCGGGAGATCGAGCTGGGCTGGAGCAGGGTACCGCCCGTCGATGGAATTCTCGCGGTAGGTCTCCAGGGCACGGGTCAGGTCGTTGGCACAGTTCTGGGCACTCAGCTGCGCTTCCAGATCGGGAGCGGCCACCTCGACCTGGGCGGCCTTCAGGGCCTGCACCTGCGTCTCCAGCGCGGCCACGCGGCGGGTCAGGGCCTCGTTCTCGGCACGCGCCTGGGTGTCCTGACACGCGCTGAGCAGCGGCAGCAGGGCCAGCAGGAGCAGGGGGCGGACACTCACGCGGGGCAGAGTAGCGCCCCACCAAGCAGATCTCCCACCACCGTCCTCACATCCCGGCTCATATGCGTTCAGCGGTCAAGGACAGAGACGATCTCGACGTGACTGGTCTGGGGGTAGAAGTCGTGCGGCGTGACCGTGCCGAGCCGCCACCCGCGCCGCACGAGGTCGCCCACGTCGCGTGCCCACGTCGCCGGATCGCACGACACGTAGACCAGACGGTCGGCCGTGCTGTCCTGGAGCTGGTCGCGGGCCGCGTCGTCCAGGCCGGCGCGGGGCGGGTCGACGACCACGACATCGGCCCCGATCTCGCCCAGCAGGGCAGCGTCGCCCTGGCGGAATTTCAGGTTCTTCAGGGGCGCGGACGCCAGATCGCGGCGGCCCCGGGCCAGGGCCTCAGGATCCGTGTCGAGCACGGTCACGCGCCGGAAGTGCGGGGCGAGGTGCCGGCCGATCGCACCGGTGCCGCCGTACAGGTCGACCGCGTGGTCGCCGGTGCCCGCCAGCCCGG from Deinococcus sp. AB2017081 encodes the following:
- a CDS encoding HepT-like ribonuclease domain-containing protein, with product MPLFPDVRLGTVAALLRAGQPAWGALGVSRVRVFGSVARGEAGTDSDIDVLVDFGPGPARGLLDLMRVRGVLEDLLSRRVDVVTEAALTPPLRADILADAVDVMTVPTPVPVAHRPKRWSLQVQRLIGIIDRASGHVAGLEFAAFTLDTRTQDAALHLLVLLGEGTKTIPQSVQDTHPEVPWALLRDVRNLVAHDDLGIDPALLWHTVTVELPMLRPALQALADSPLA
- a CDS encoding 4'-phosphopantetheinyl transferase superfamily protein, with protein sequence MIVAIGHDLIEIGRIRAMLEREGRRADKLFAPTELDYCARLSDPAPSLAARFAAKEAFQKVWPRPHGWRDVWVQRDRTPDGPFPFAPPVLGYAPEIAAEMQRRGWVAHLTLTHTKEHASAVVLLEAR
- a CDS encoding HAD family hydrolase, whose translation is MPIRLIATDLDGTLLRSDLSVSPRTRAALDAARAAGLHVVPVTARQPRGVRRIAEAAGFTQWALCGNGAHGVHLSTGEVLFEAHVAADVQRALAVALAERVPGTLFVSVREGGEVFVAQTGYADIAHVEDHKREPAEMGAHGLDAVLEQPSLKFIVRHPRLTPRELLVELRALGLPGFAVTHSGAPFLEVLAEGVSKAWGLERLCAHLGVQRSEVLAFGDAPNDAEMLAWAGRGVAVANADTEARDAAPERTLSNDEDGVAAVLEGLLAQSSGG